A window of Aromatoleum bremense genomic DNA:
AATGAATGGCGAAAAAGAGATCCGGTGGGTAGGCTCCGCTTACGACGACTTGCTGGGATTTCCGGACGAGATTCGTCGCTCCGCCGGTTTCCAGTTGGGCAAGATTCAGGTTGGCTTGGACCCGGACGACTGGAAGCCCTTCGATGATGTAGGCGCCGGAACTCGCGAAATCCGCATTCGGGAAACAAGCGGCATCTACCG
This region includes:
- a CDS encoding type II toxin-antitoxin system RelE/ParE family toxin, with translation MNGEKEIRWVGSAYDDLLGFPDEIRRSAGFQLGKIQVGLDPDDWKPFDDVGAGTREIRIRETSGIYRVMYVAKFEEAVYVLHCFQKKTQATSKQDKSIAAARYRAVVNARKTHK